The Ancylobacter sp. SL191 nucleotide sequence GGCGAATGCCGCCACCATGCTTCATCTCCACCGTGCCGGAGACGAGCTTCGACTTGCAGGTGCCGCACAGGCCCTTGGAGCAGGACGACGGCAGCCGGACCCCGGCCCGGCGTGCGGCATCGAGCACGAACATGTCGGAGCGGCACTCGATGGTGCGCTTCTGCTTGACGAACTCGATGGTGTAGCTCGCGACCGGCGGCGCCACTGCGTCCTGCACCGCTTCCACCGCCTCGGCGATCGAGACGTCGGCTGCGACATCGGGTTCGGCCCGGGCAAGCTCGGCGAAGTCGAAGCTTTCCTCATGGTGGCGCGACATGTCGAAGCCCGCGCCTTTCAGCATCTCCCGCACCGCCGCCATGAAGGGCGAGGGGCCGCAGGCGAAGATTTCGCGCTCCTTGAAGTCTGGCGCGATGTGGTTAAGCAGGCCGAGATTGAGCCGGCCGCGCAGGCCATGCCAGGGATTGAGCGGCCCATCGGCCTCGCAGATCGGCGCGAAGCGGAAGCTGCCGCGCTGGTTGCGCGCCATCATTTCCAGCTCGCTGCGGAAGATGATGTCATCGGGTGAACGCGCCGCGTGGACGAAGACGAGATCGCGCGGCTCGCCGAGATCATGGAAGGTCCGCGCCATCGACATCAGTGGCGTAATGCCGGAGCCGCCGGAGAGGAACAGATAGCGCGGTGTCGGCGAGGGCGTGCCTTGCGTGAAGCAGGAGAAATCGCCCATCGGCCCGACGGCGCGCAGCTCGCCGCCCACCTTCACATGGTCATGCAGGAAGTTCGACACCGGCCCGCCCGGTACGCGCTTCACCGTGATGGCGAGCGTGTGCGGGCGCGTGGGTGCCGAGGCGATGGTGTAGCAGCGGTTGATCGCCTCGCCATTGATCGAGAGGTCGAGCGTAAGGAACTGGCCCGGCGCGTAGCGGAAGACGCAGGGCTCCTTCGGCGCGAGCACAAAGGTCTTCACATCCGCCGTCTCGTCGCGGATCTCGCGGACGATGAGCACATCGTCCGCTTCCGGGTTCCACTCAGGCAGGCTGCCGGCGAGGCGCAGCGCCGCCGGATCGGGCGACGGCGCAGGATTCAGGGCATCCATCATCAGCGGCCGATATGCTCGGCCATGCGGCCGATGTACCAGTTGCAGAATTTGTCCACGAGCATCTCGGTGTGCGGGGAATAAGGGCCGGGCTCATAGGCCGGGCTGCGGGCACCTTCCTGGCAATAGCCGACCAGCGTCGAATCCTGGTCATTGGTGGCGTCCCACACGCCGGTGAGGTTCTCGATGTCGTAATCGACGCCTTCCACCGCGTCCTTGTGAACCAGCCACTTGGTGCGCAGCAGCGAGCGTTCGGCATCGAGCGGCAGCACCGAGAACACCACGGCATGGTCGGACATGAAGTGGTGCCAGGAGTTCGGCTGGGTCCAGAAGTGCAGCGCGCCGTGCTTGGGATCGTTGATCTTGCCGAGCAGTTTCTTGCAGGCGGCCTTGGTGTCGGAGGTGTGGCTCTCGCCATCGCCTGCAAGCGGCAGACGCTCGGTGCGGAAGCCGGTCACCATATCGTCGAGGTGTTCCATCATGGTGGATGGGAAGCCGCAGCTCTCCCATTCACGATGCGAGGTGGTGACCAGCTTGGCGTAGTCCTCGGCTTCCTTGCGGCCATGCTCGTCGAGCTCCTCCGGCGCGAAGCCGAAGCCATAGGCGAAGAGCGGCACGGTCAGCTCGGGGTGATTACCGGAGCAGTGGTAGCACTCGCGGTTGTTCTCCATCGTCAGCTTCCAGTTGCCCGGCTCGATGATGTCCTTCTCGAAGGCGACCTTGGCGTTCTTCAGGTCGTGCGGGGCGAGATAGGGCGCCATCTTGGCGGCCATCACATCGAAATCGGCCGGCGGCTCGTCAGCGAGGCAGACGAACAGCAGCCCTTCCAGCGAGCGCACATGCACGGGCTTGAGGCCGTGGCAGGAGGGGTCGAAGCCTTCGCCCATATGCTCGGCGAAGAGCAGCTTGCCGTCGAGGCCGTAGGTCCAGGAATGGTAGCGGCAGACCAGATTGCCGACCGTGGTCTTGTAGTCGTGCACGATCGGCGCGCCGCGATGGCGGCACACATTGTGGAAGGCGCGGACCTCGCCATCGTCATCGCGCACCAGGAAGATCTTGGTCTTGCCGATGTCGAGCGTCATGGCGTCGCCCGGCTCGGGAATGTCAGGGTCGACGCCGACGAAGAGCCAGTGATGGCCGAAGATCACGTCCATGTCCGCCTCGAAGATGTCGGGGCTGGTGTAGAACGGAGCTTCCAGGCTGTAGCCGGGTTTGCGGCGGTGGATGAGCGCTTTCAGCGGGGTCTGCGTGCTGTCGAGCATCGGTCTGTTCTCCCTCGCGGGTGAGCCCCGCTGTCGTCTGGAATTGTTCGACGGAACGGGAGACGAGACTTTCACGCATGCGACAGTCGCTTTGCTGCAAGCGACATTCGGGCGAGGAGGCCGCGCGTGGCGGCCCCCTGTCCGGTGTGCGCGTCACATGGCCGGAAAAATGGCGATGTCGTGCACCTTGCCGGACACGCCGCCGATCATCCCGAGCACCGTCGCCTTGCCGCTGGCGAGATCGACCCGGTAGAGCGTGCCGTCCGCCATCAGCCAGCCCTCGCTCGTGCTGCCGGCCGGGATGTCGAACGCGTAGCTGCCGGCACTGATGCCCAGCTTGCCGACGGAGTTCAGCACGCCATCATTGGGCGGCGCCTGCTTCACCAGCTTGCCGGCGGCCGCGTCGACATCGAACAGGGCGGTTTCCTTGGCGCCCTTCACCGAATTGGTATAGGCGCCGGCGACGATCTTGGGCGTTCTCGCCTTGTTCATGTCAGCGTCGGCGTATTTCAGCGCGCCATCCTTGGTCACCTTGCCGTCATCGACATTGGCCCGCAGATTCGTGCCGTCGCTGCCGATGACGCGCAGCCGGTCGGCGACCGGGTTGAAGTCGACCGTCGCCACGGTGCCGGCGGGCAGCATCGTGTCGAGCTTCGACTTGGGGCTGGTGGCGCCGCTCATGGGGTTGATGGTCACGAGCGTGCCGTCGTCGAACAGGCCGTAAAGCATGCCATCGGCCGGGCGCACGTCGATGCCGACGAGCGTGCCCGTCCCGGCGATCTTCATCGGCGCGCCGGCCTTGGCGGCCTTCACGTCCACGATGGCGATGCTGTTGCCATCAAGCAGGGCCGCGACGGACTGGGCGCTGGCGGCGGTCGTGGTCATCGCCAGTCCGGCGACGGCGAGGGCGATCATCGTGCGGTTCATGGGGCGTACTCCGTTGGGCCGAGCGTGTCTCGGCGGACAGAGCGGCTACACGCGGCCTCGGGCGCGGGACGCAGCCGAGACGAAAAAATTCTGCCGCTGCATCCGTAGCGTTTCCTTCGGCGTATCAAACCATGAGCAACCTTGCGGAAACCGCTGGTGACGAGCCTGCCGCGCATCGCCCATGACACCGTTGAAGACGAACTGGCCGAGGCGCTGCATGGTTGCGCGCGCGGCGAGCGGGCGAGCCTTCATCGGCTCTATGAGCATCTGGCGCCGAAGATGACGGGCGTGGCGCTTCGCATGCTGCGCCGGCGCGACCTTGCCGACGAGGTCGTTCACGACACGTTCCTGCGCATCTGGGAAAAGGCCGGAAGCTACGATCCGTCGCGCGGCAAGGCCTCCACCTGGGCATTCACCGTGTTGCGCAACACGGCGCTCAATGTCCTTAGGGGGGAGCGGCGCATCGAGCTGGTGGAGGATTACGACGCCATTGAGCCCGCGTCTGAAGAGGCGGACGCGGAGAGCCTTCTGGTGGCACTGTCGGAAACCAGCGCTCTGAAACGCTGCCTTGACCGACTTGAGCCCATGAGGCGGCGGGCGATCCTTCTCGCCTATCTGCGGGGCCTGACCCATGGCGAACTGGCCGGCCGGCTCGGCGTGCCGCTAGGCACCGCCAAGGCGTGGATCCGCCGGAGCCTTCGTACGCTGAAGGACTGCCTGGCATGAGCCCGCAGGAGCGCGAGCGACTCGCCAGCGAATATGTGCTGGGCCTTCTGGATCCCGAGGAGGCGCGGGACTGCGAGGCGCGGCTGGCCGTCGATGAACGCCTTGCCGCGCTGGTGGAGGAATGGCGCGAGCGGGTGGCCGAGCTCGACGCGACCGCGCCCTTCGTCCGTCCTGATCCGGCTCTGTGGTCGCGGATTGAAGCCTCACTGCCGGCGCGGGCTACACCCGCCATCGAGCCGACGACCCTGCCGCTTTCCGGCACCCGCGCGACGCAGCGCAAGCGGGGCGCGCCCTGGTGGAACAGCCTTCCTCTCTGGCGCGGTGTCGGCCTCGCCGCTTGTGCCGCAACCGTGCTGCTGGCGGCGGGCATTGGCTATGTCGCCCAAAAGGCGGCACAGGCCCCGGTCCTGGTGGCCGTGCTTCTGTCCGACCAGAACCAGCCGGCGGCGGTGGTCAACGCCTTCCGGGATGGACGCACGGAGCTTCTGGCGCTGAGCGAGCTGAGGGCGCCGGAGGGCAAGTCGCTGCAGGTCTGGACCCTGTGGGACCGGGCGCGCGGCCCGGTCTCGGTCGGGCTGCTCGACGCCTTGCGGACCATCCCGCTGAACGTCGATAGCCTGCCGCGGCCGGCCGCCGAACAGCTCTATGAAATTACGCTGGAGCCAGCCGGCGGTTCGCCAACGGGCCGGCCCACGGGGCCGATCCTGATGAAGGGTAATGCGAGCCCGACGGGCGCGGGGATTTGACGGCCCGATCAGTCGAACAGCCGGCTCGCCGCCATGCTCTGCGTCGCCGGGCCGGGCGCGCGGGCGCGGGCGTCGGAGGGCGTGAAGCCGTGCTGCGCCTTGAACTGGCGGGAGAAATGCGCGCAGTCCGAGAATCCGGCTTCGAGCGCGATGTCGGTCACCGACCGGCCAGTCGTGTCGAGCAGGAAGCGCGCATAGCGCAGCCGCAGCCGCCGGTAGAACTCCGCCGGGCGCTGGCCCATGATGGTCTGGAACAGGCGCTCGAGCTGGCGTGTTGACAGATGCAGCCGGCGGGCGATGTCGGCGATGGGCAGCGGGTCGGCGAGGTGCTGCTCCATCAGCAGCAGCGCCCGGCGCACGCGGTCATCCGCCACGAGATCGGCAATGGGCGGGTGCGGCTGGGATTCGGTGCCGGGCCGCTGGCGGTCGAGCAGCAGAACGTGGCGGCTCTTCTGCGCCACGGAGCGGCCGAGGAATTTCTCCACGAGGGCGGTCGCGAGGTCCGCCGCCCCGCCGCCGCCGGCGCAGGTGATACGGTCGCCGTCGATCACGAACAGACGGTCGGCGACCGGCGTGTGGTGCGGGAATTCGTCGAGGAAGTCCTGATAGTGATACCAGGACACGCAGCAGCGGCGTCCGGTCATCAGCCCGGCGCGGGCCAGCACGAAGCTGCCCGTGCACACACCGACCAGAGAGACGCCGGCCCGCGCGGCGCGCTTGAGATAGGCAATGCTCTCCTCGTCGAGCTGGCTGCCGCCATGCAAAAGCCCGCCGACGACAATGATGTAGTGGAAGCTGGACGGGTCCGCGAGCGGCCCGGACGGCGAGACAGTGACGCCGCAGCTCGCCCTGATCGGCTCGGGGCGCGACGCCATCACCTGCCAGCGCGCGAGGATGGGCCGCGAGCGGTCGCCATCATCAGCGGCGAGGCGGAACTGGTCCACCATCAGCGAGAAGGCGGACAGGGTGAAGTTGTCCGTGAGGATAAAGCCGACATTCAAGGCGGGCGCGGCCGCCGCGCTGGTGGCCGCCATGGTGCCGAAAGGGGTGGGT carries:
- a CDS encoding sigma-70 family RNA polymerase sigma factor, yielding MTSLPRIAHDTVEDELAEALHGCARGERASLHRLYEHLAPKMTGVALRMLRRRDLADEVVHDTFLRIWEKAGSYDPSRGKASTWAFTVLRNTALNVLRGERRIELVEDYDAIEPASEEADAESLLVALSETSALKRCLDRLEPMRRRAILLAYLRGLTHGELAGRLGVPLGTAKAWIRRSLRTLKDCLA
- a CDS encoding GlxA family transcriptional regulator: MTQQRPTPFGTMAATSAAAAPALNVGFILTDNFTLSAFSLMVDQFRLAADDGDRSRPILARWQVMASRPEPIRASCGVTVSPSGPLADPSSFHYIIVVGGLLHGGSQLDEESIAYLKRAARAGVSLVGVCTGSFVLARAGLMTGRRCCVSWYHYQDFLDEFPHHTPVADRLFVIDGDRITCAGGGGAADLATALVEKFLGRSVAQKSRHVLLLDRQRPGTESQPHPPIADLVADDRVRRALLLMEQHLADPLPIADIARRLHLSTRQLERLFQTIMGQRPAEFYRRLRLRYARFLLDTTGRSVTDIALEAGFSDCAHFSRQFKAQHGFTPSDARARAPGPATQSMAASRLFD
- a CDS encoding DUF4394 domain-containing protein, with protein sequence MNRTMIALAVAGLAMTTTAASAQSVAALLDGNSIAIVDVKAAKAGAPMKIAGTGTLVGIDVRPADGMLYGLFDDGTLVTINPMSGATSPKSKLDTMLPAGTVATVDFNPVADRLRVIGSDGTNLRANVDDGKVTKDGALKYADADMNKARTPKIVAGAYTNSVKGAKETALFDVDAAAGKLVKQAPPNDGVLNSVGKLGISAGSYAFDIPAGSTSEGWLMADGTLYRVDLASGKATVLGMIGGVSGKVHDIAIFPAM
- a CDS encoding aromatic ring-hydroxylating oxygenase subunit alpha; translation: MLDSTQTPLKALIHRRKPGYSLEAPFYTSPDIFEADMDVIFGHHWLFVGVDPDIPEPGDAMTLDIGKTKIFLVRDDDGEVRAFHNVCRHRGAPIVHDYKTTVGNLVCRYHSWTYGLDGKLLFAEHMGEGFDPSCHGLKPVHVRSLEGLLFVCLADEPPADFDVMAAKMAPYLAPHDLKNAKVAFEKDIIEPGNWKLTMENNRECYHCSGNHPELTVPLFAYGFGFAPEELDEHGRKEAEDYAKLVTTSHREWESCGFPSTMMEHLDDMVTGFRTERLPLAGDGESHTSDTKAACKKLLGKINDPKHGALHFWTQPNSWHHFMSDHAVVFSVLPLDAERSLLRTKWLVHKDAVEGVDYDIENLTGVWDATNDQDSTLVGYCQEGARSPAYEPGPYSPHTEMLVDKFCNWYIGRMAEHIGR
- a CDS encoding anti-sigma factor; translated protein: MSPQERERLASEYVLGLLDPEEARDCEARLAVDERLAALVEEWRERVAELDATAPFVRPDPALWSRIEASLPARATPAIEPTTLPLSGTRATQRKRGAPWWNSLPLWRGVGLAACAATVLLAAGIGYVAQKAAQAPVLVAVLLSDQNQPAAVVNAFRDGRTELLALSELRAPEGKSLQVWTLWDRARGPVSVGLLDALRTIPLNVDSLPRPAAEQLYEITLEPAGGSPTGRPTGPILMKGNASPTGAGI
- a CDS encoding hybrid-cluster NAD(P)-dependent oxidoreductase: MDALNPAPSPDPAALRLAGSLPEWNPEADDVLIVREIRDETADVKTFVLAPKEPCVFRYAPGQFLTLDLSINGEAINRCYTIASAPTRPHTLAITVKRVPGGPVSNFLHDHVKVGGELRAVGPMGDFSCFTQGTPSPTPRYLFLSGGSGITPLMSMARTFHDLGEPRDLVFVHAARSPDDIIFRSELEMMARNQRGSFRFAPICEADGPLNPWHGLRGRLNLGLLNHIAPDFKEREIFACGPSPFMAAVREMLKGAGFDMSRHHEESFDFAELARAEPDVAADVSIAEAVEAVQDAVAPPVASYTIEFVKQKRTIECRSDMFVLDAARRAGVRLPSSCSKGLCGTCKSKLVSGTVEMKHGGGIRQREIDAGMALLCCSKPTSDLVVDR